A stretch of DNA from Gimesia chilikensis:
TGACCCGTCACAGCCTAACCGGGTGAATATCAATCTGTTGAAACGATCCAAGGGAACTTTCGAAATCACGTTTCGTGCCCGACGTCCCGTGATTGCTGACCGTGAACCCTTCAGCTTTACCTTACCCGAAATCAAAGCACCCAGCCTGTCAGCCACTTCACTGGTCATCGCCAATGATACGAATGTTGTGACCGACCTGACGCCTGCTCCCAAAACGCAGGTGATCTCCTCTCCCGCAGCCCAGCTCAAACAGTTCGAACTGCCTGCAGAAGTTCAGAGTCTGCGGAAGACCGAATACCAGATCCAGCCGGGGCCCAATGAATTTTCAGCGATTGTCTCGATTCACAATCAGCAGATCACCGCCAACAGCAACGCCCTTCTGGAACTTGATGGTTCCGAGATTCGGGTGGAACAGGAAATACAATATCAGATCGAATACGATCCCCTCTCTGAAATCCGTCTCCGTGTCCCTCAGGCGCTCAGGAACCGGGTCAACTTCTACCTGGATAATGAACAGAATCCACTGGTTCCGACCTGGACCTCGGACGATACCGATCCGATACAAAATGCGCGACTCTCTCTTCGCAGCAAACAGCTGGGCCCCGTTAAAATTACTGCCGTCTATCTCCTGCCCCAGGATTCTCAGGCTGAGCTCAACGTACCTCTGATTCGTTCTGATGATGTTCCATTTACGGAAAGTCAGTTTGAGTTATCTCTCTCCAATGAGGAAGATACACAGTACCTGGAAGTCTCCAGCCTGAATGACGCCTGGCAGCAGCAACTGGGCATGAATAACATCGCCTTCTGGCGTGCCGTCGATCCTCAGGCTGACATCAGCCTCAAGTTGAAAAAAAGTGATACCGGTTCCTTATTCTCTTACTCGATCAGTCAGGCCTGGATTGACTGCAGCCTGGATGCTGCTGGATCATATCTGGCACGAGCCCAGTATCAGTTTCCTGTATCTCCGCGCACACTGGCATTTCGCCTGCCTGAGAACGCGGGCATCAAAATCGAAGCGGTCTGGTGGAATAATCAGCGAGTCACAGAGAATCTGGTACAGCAGGGGCAGGCAACCGAATTTCAACTGATACTACCCGCACCCAAGGAAAAAGAAACCACTCCTCATATCCTGACAATCGACTACGGTTCAACGCGGCACCAGCGCGATTCTCAATTCAGTCCGCTGTCAGTTGTCGCTCCTGAATTCGTAAATAATCTCTGGGTGGAGAAGACGTTCTGGAAAGTCAATCTGCCCAGCAACGAGCATCTGTTTACAATTCCCCGAGGCTATACTCCGCAGTTCAGCTGGGTTCACCAGGGAGTCTTCTGGTCACGCGAATTTGCAGGCGAAGATGAGATTCCGGTAAAACTGAAGACTGCACCACCCGAACGACAGGACTTCCTCGGCGTGAACCATTATCAGTTCTATCGGCTGGGGCCTGCCACGAGCCTGCAGTTTCAGGCATTGTCCCGTTCGATGATTGTCTTCATCGGAGCCGGAACAGCCCTCCTGCTCGGCTTCATCCTGATGAGTATCTCCGTATTACGCAGCATGCTGGTTCTGCTGTTCATGACCACTGTCGTTTCTGCAGTTGCCCTCTGGTACACCGCTCCTGTGGAAGTATTGCTGCAACCTGCTGTGTTCGGTTTACTATTGGCTATTGTGGCTGCTCTGATTAACGGAACTTCCCGCAAACGCAAAGAGACCAAACTGCTCACGATGTCGGCACCAAGTGACTTTATTCCGCCGCCTTCTTTCTCAGAGCGAATTCATCCTTCCGAGGTCGATCCGGAAGATATTACGGCAGTGCGTCCGGGATCTGAAATTGTGGACAAACCCGTCTCATCCTCGGAAGCCGGGGCGAACCGATGACAACGGTTCGATCTGTTTTTACAAGCGAGCGCTTGCGCATCACCCGGTTCTGGATGTGGTTCACCATACTCTGCAGTGTTCTGGTGCTGAACCAGTTGCCCGCTGCTGAACCACAGACCGTCGACCTTTCTCCCATAGCACGGATCAGAGAAGTCACGGTGCCCGGGCAGGACCCTTCGCGCTGGCCGGAAGGCAACTGGTATCCGGTTCCTCTCAAAAAGTATGCAGCCCTCAAAGCGGCAGCGTTGAAGAAAAAAAATACACCCCCCAATTCCTGGATCCAGCAGGCAACGTATACAGCCACGCTGAAGGGGGATCATCTGGTGGACGGACAGTTGACCTGGGTGATGCATTGCTCCCGCAATGAGCCGGGATTTATCGATCTTTCGCATTTGAATCTAGCGGTTCATGAACTTAAATGGGGAAATCAGCAGGCGGTTTGGGGACTGGCCCCCGATCAGCGAACCTTACTGCTTGTCGATCACTTCAGTAAGGATCTCACGGGCAGTTGGAGTCTTAAAGGCAGGCAGCAACCGCTGCGTACGGAGTTTCAGTTTGAACTTCCGGAAACGGTGGTTTCACAGGTTCATTTGAAGGTTCCGAAGGGGAAAGTGTTGACCACTACTGTGGGGTATGTAAGTGGTCCCTTAAAAGCAGACGATCCTCAATACGATTTGTGGCAGATCGAACTGGGGGGACAATCCGCATTCAAAGTGACCGTGCATCAGGCAGAGAAGCCACAAAGTGCACCGCAGCAAATACTGTATCACCAGTTTGCTCAAGTGGGAGTTCGCGAAGACGGTCTGCGGCTCAGAGAAGATTTTCAGATCGAAGTTCTTAATACCCCAATCCAAAAGCTCGAATTTGAAGCACCCACCGAATACGAAATCTATTCGGTGAATCTGGGTAACGATCTTTCTCTTCCCTTTGAAGTCAAAAAACAACAGGGGAAACAACTGGTCATTGTCGATCTGATCGATCCGCTGCTGGGGATCAGCCGCCCCCTGTCAATCCGGGCGCTGAGTTCTCCCTCGCTGGATAATGAGATCGAAATTCCACGACTGAAATTAAAGCAGGCACACTTTCTGGGGGGAACCGTTCACCTGGATATCTCATCGCCCCTGGAAACACATGCAATTCGCTCATCCGATTTAAGGCAGACAGGTGTCCTGATTCAGGACGAGCAGGGGGAAGCCTACGATTTCAAACAGTATTCTCCCGACGCCAGACTTTCTTATCAACTGGCCCTCCCTGATCTGAACCTGTCGGCTAAAGTGCATAGCCTGGTACAGATCGAAGAGAAGAGCTGGCGTTTGAAAACACGCATTAACTGGTCTTCAGCCGCTGGTTCCACGTATCGGCTGGAAGCCATGATTCCCGCTGGTTGGGAGATTACCCAGGTCAGCAGTCCCGCAGAAAGCAGTTCAGGGAATCTGGTCTGGGACGTGGAACGAAGTGAAAAACAACAGAAACTGAGCGTACGACTTCCCGTCTCTGTCTCACCCGAAGCACCATACACACTGGAGATCCAGGCTCGCAGACTGGTTCCCGTTGCAACCCGCAACATGAATCTGTTTGGCGTCAAACCACTCGGATGTTACAGCGTGGATCGGGTTCTGGAAATCTCTGCTCCCGAACAGGTCGCCTTGCTATTTCAGCCCGATAAGGAAGTGCAGGAACTGACTACCGCTGAGTTGCCTGCCAGTTGGAAATTTCCGGCCGTGAATCAGGATGATTCCCGTTATTTCCATCTCTCTCCATATTCTGGAACTCACTGGGGAAGCCTGAGGCGTTCCGATCTGGAACAGAAGTTTGAAGTCGTTGCCAGTTCCTATATCGCGTTGAATGACAAGTCGATCCAGGAAAACTTCATTCTGAACTGTCTGCCTCCGGTTGGCGGCATTCAGCGGGTGCTGGTCTATCTGTCTGAACCTGGTCCGCCTGTGGAATGGACTTTACCCGCCAGCAGTGGATTACAATCCAGGCTCTCCATCAAAAAACTGCCAGTCTCTGCACATCAGAAATGGTATCTCCCCAACCTGGGAGAGCTCTGGGAGCTCTCTTTTACGGCTCCCGTATTCAAAGAGATCGAAATACGGGGAGAGCGTCAGCGACCGTTTGGTAAAAACGTGCGTGCTTCTCTGGTCTTCGCACCGCAGGCTCAGCCGTTCCAGGGAGTCGTGCGGGTTCTCAATTCGAATGAACTCAATCTGCGTATGAAAACGGAAGGGCTTCTGCTCCCTCCGGATTCACAGGAACGAACCAGTAACCAGCGCAATCAGCGAAACTATGAATGGAATTACGAGCAGCCTCTCGGATCTCTGACGATTACCCGGGCTTCCGATTTGCCAGAGAACGCACTCGAGCAGGGAACCGCTACACTCGTGATTGACTCCCGGCTGGGTCACGGAAATGGCGAACCGGACGTGCATGAGGCTACGATTACACTGGATCTGTCCAAGACATTTGAAGATAAATTTCTGTTTCGGTTTCCAGCTGCGGTAAAACTGATCTCTACCTCTGTTAACGATCGCCGCATCACACCGATCGAGGCAGAAGGCCAGTTTCTGGTTCCGCTGTTCGACCAGTTGGATACATATCGAATTACGATTCACTACCAGACCCAGGCACCGGAAAACCGGTTGACCGCCTCCAGACAGATTCCATTCCCCCAGATTAATCAGCGTGTCTTGGAGACAGACTGGAATTTCATCGTTCCCAAAGGAATCCGCCTGCTCAGCGGACCAGCAAATATGGTGCTGCAGGAACCTCTGCCGGCTGAATCATTGACACGTCGTTTTCTGGGAGTGCTGGGTAGAGAGTCTACCGCAAACCCGACTGAAGGGACTGAGTGGAATGCGCTGGTCTTATTTCCGGTGAGCTTCGGTACTTTGGAGACAACGAATATCACGGAATCTGGGATTCTCTCCTGGATGATGCTGCTTTTAACTCTGTTCTGTGGATTGTTGCTGCGAATATTCCGCGTTGGTTTACGGGATAAAATCTGTATCGTGGTGGCATTGAGTGCTCTGTTACTTTCCTGGAACCTGTCTTACCCACTGGCCCAGATATCGGGTAGTTGCTTTACCGGTCTGTTGATCGTGATGTTGATTCCCCGCCGGTTCCTTAGACAGGAAATCGTCAAACCGATTGAAGATCAGAGTACGAAAGCCTACGAGCAACCTCTGTCATCAATGTATTCGGCTGCCCGGCTGCTGCTGTTTGTCGTATTGGGCTATTCCGTAGCGACCGCTCATGCTCAGAATGGGGCAGGTCCTGGCCAGGCATCAGACAGTCGCCGCACAGTCACACTGAATGAAATGGTTCTGCTACCGGAATCCACAGATACCTCGCGCGAGTCTTATGCCTACCTGAGTCCGCAACTGCTGCAGGCATTGGAAAACTTCGTCAATGAAGCTGCTCAACCGGAGTATCTTCTCTCAGCGGCTCATTACCAGGGGGAGATCCAGGATAACCAGCTGTTAACACTCCAGGCCCGCTTCAGTGTCGAAATTCCCTCCGAACGTACGGAAGTGAAGATTCAACTCCCCATTCAAGGGGGGAATCTGAGTGGACCGGAATCCTGCCGCGTTGACGGTAAGGTCGTTCCGGTATTACTGGCGTCTGATGGCCAGAGTATTCTGGTTACGGTTGATAATGAAGTCCTGCCTGCAACGATTTCCAGGTCAGCATCAGATGGCCCTGTAGAAGCAGTCCGACCTGTCCTGCCTTATTCCTATCAGAAACATGAAATCGAACTGAAGCTGCATCCCGCAGTCAGGTTCAGTGCAAACGGCGGACAGTTTGAACTGGCGATTCCGCCTGTAGCCACAAATGATTTTGTGTGTGCGTTTCACGAACCGGTTCAACTCGTCGAACTGTTTGAATCAACGGGGATTTCACGTTATCAGCTGGGGGGTAAAAAAGAGTTTTCCACCTTCTTCAAAGAGAACAGGCAACTCAAACTGAAGTGGTTTAATAACCGGGACTCAGAGGTCAGCCCCTTGAACCTGTCAGCATCGGTTTTGACCAACGCCGATATTTCTCCGTCACTGATTCGCATGGATGTGCAGGTGAAATACAATGTGCTGAACGGAAAAGTCGATTACCTGTTCTGGAAACTACCCGTAGGTACAATTGTCCGCAGCATCAAAGTGGCGGGCATGACAGTCACGCCTGCCATCACCAGATCTGAAGATGGTAAGCAGGAAGAACTGCTGCTCGAATTGTCGGAATCGAAAGAAGGAGAGTTCATCGTCGATGCGGTACTCGAATTGCCCGTCAATTATGGGTTAGACTCCGTCATTCTGCCTCCACTCGATTTCAGCTCTGGCAAACTGGACTCGCAATCTGCCACCATCAAAATCAATTCCTGGCAGGTAGGCGTCCGAACTGGCCCCGAGTTCGATATTGAACAGGCAGGGGCATTGCCCGAAGGAGTGCTTTCGATTTCGTCCAAGACGCCCAGTAAACAGATTGAAAGCAGTATTCTCAAGTCTTCCGCTCTGCTGTTTCAACTCAACCAGCCTGCCCAGATCGCATTGAAGCTGATTCCCAAAAATCCACAGCGATCGGCACGGGTTAATCAGTCGCTGGTCGTAAATCAGAAAAACATCGACTGGACCTTTGCTGCAGAATTGCGCATCAGTCAGGCACCGGCATTTCGGCATACCCTGATCGTGCCCGAGGCCCTGCGGATCGAATCCCTCTCAGTCAAAGAAGAAGATGTGGAACGTCTGGCACACTGGCATCGGATCGGCAACCGCATCACGCTGTTCCTCAAAAATAAAACATCCGGTTTGCAGGATCTGACACTCAAAGGCTGGCTGCCGGTTCGGAAGATGGGAAGCATGTCTATTCCCAATATTCAGATTGTAGATGTAACCGTTGATGACTCAATTCTGACACTGTTCAAAAAGCCTCAAGTTGATGTGAAACTGGTTTCATCCAATTATCGAACTCTGCAGGACGAAGCCCCACAGCCAGCATCCGCAGAACACTCGACTCTGGTAGGCCGCTATCAGATGCTGAATTCTGACTCGGGCCCGATTCAACTCTCGCTCAAGCCGCGTAATTCGGTGACAACCGTTGATACCCTGACCATTGTAGATGCTCTGGAAGATCATCGGATGGAATTGACGCAGACACTCAGGTTTACTCAACCCGTGGGTGAAGTTCAGAAACCGCAGATCCTGATTCCTGCTGAGTATGGTGATGAATTTTCGCTGGACGGTATGCCTTTCGAACTGCTCGACAAAATGGCTGATGGACTCCAGCGTGTTGAACTGGATCCGACTGGTTCTCCGACACGTGAAAAGACCGTCACCGTCCGGGGGACTATTATTAAACCTCTGGGAGAACTGACAATTCCTCCTGTAATCCTGGAGAATGCCCAGGGACAAAATCACTATCTGCTGCTGTCTGACAATCAGGAGTTTAAGCTGGCAGACAAAAAATTGCGGAAACCATTGGCAGCTGACCAGATACCACGTTGGGTTCAGGCCCGTTGTGATTCAGCACCGCACTTCGACTGTAATCGCGTATTCTCTACCACCCAGCTTCCCTGGCGTCTGACTCCTGAAAACCAGAAAGAAGGAGTCGCGAATGCAGAGTCCATTCCTTTTATGGAAACGGAAATCATCCTGAGCAATCAGGATTTCGTGCACGGACTGACGCATATCAGACTGTTTAACCAGACCAGCCGTGCACTCACTCTCACCTGGCCGGGTAAAACCAAACTGATGGCGGTACTGATTAACGGCGAAAATGATACAACGCTTAAACAGGATACCGGAACGCTGGAAATTCCCCTCAATGGGGGACCGCAATTTTATAACATTACATTGTTCTGGGAATCGTATCAGATTGAGCATGAGTATTTTGTGGATCATGTCTGGCTGGAGACACCACGGCCGGTTAACTTCCCGGTGGATCAGAATCTGGTCAAAATCGTAACCTCAGAAAATCACCGCACGTTTCTGACCGACTATGTGAACCCGTTTACCTATTATGCAGACAAGCTCGAAGCTCAAATCAAAATTGCCGGAATCGAACTGGAACTCTCAGAGGATGGCTTTATCTCTCCCGAAACCTGGGATTCCATTTCACGCGAATACAATGAGCTGGAATCAATCGCGACCGACTCTCGACAGCAGCGGGATGCTGTCAGCGACGAGTTAAACCGCTTTGCCGATTTACGGGAACGGGTCTTTTTCCTCAGGCAATACGTGGACTCTGACCAGAAAGCCAAATCGGCCCCCGATTCCTTCGTCAGTCAGTTTCACCAGAAACTGGAACCAGTCTCAGCCAGTAAGATCCGTTATTATGCCGGACCATTGAACAGCGATTCCGATACAGTTCCTCTCTCTGCCTGGGTGATTCCAAACCTGTATCTCAACCTCATTCTGGGAGGACTGGGCTTGCTGATCCTGTTGCCGATTCTGGGGCGATGCGTGCAGTCTCGTTCGGCTGACTGGTTGAATCTGCACCCCGCAGTTGCCTTGCTGGTGCTGGGAGCCATCTGGCTATTCTTCCTCTCACCTGTTTACCTGGGTCTGTTTATTTTAGCCACGGCGGTTCTGATGGCTTATCGCGACCGGGAACCGGAGATCCAGGAATCAAATCATTCCGTAGCCAGTTCTACGGGAATTCCCAGCGCTCAAGAATAAGTGTCCTTAAATCCGGTCCAGGCTGTCGGCCCAGCGACCAATTTCTTCGAGAAATGGTTTCTCAGGATACTCGCCCGGTTGCTGATCATTTTTGATGAGCTGAAACACCGTGGGGTAATTCATCTCACGGATCAGGTCCAGCCGGGGTTGAAGTAGCTGGTTCAAAGGATTGTGGGCATTCAGAGCGAAGTACAGGCTCAATGGATAATCCGGGTCGGTTTCCGGAGGAAGGCTTTTGAGAGACCCTTCGGTGACCGCAACACCCCGAAACAGTTCTCGATATTTAAATGCGAGATCAAAAGCGAAATCAGCTCCGTCAGCATGACTCAGCAGGAAGATCCGCGTGGGATCGATGTCATACCGCTGCTGCATCGACTTCACAACCGCCTCTACAAATTCTGTTTCATTCCGGTTCCAGCGAATCACATCCTCCGCTGTAGGCCCGACGATGATGATCCCCCGCTGCTCACAGATACTCTTCCATTCATTGAAAATGGTTGATTCCATTGTGTTTCCGGGAGGATGAATCCAGACCATCAAACCGTACTCGTAGTCAGGATGATAATTCTCCGGCACATAGGCCCAGTAACTCGAATCACTGCCAGGCAGCTTCTCTTTGTAGTGGCCTACTTTGATATTCTGCGTTTTATTTTCCTGGGCGGTCCGGGAGGGGATCGCCTGTGTGGGGATTTCTGCGGGAACAGCATCAGGAGTCTTCTGCAGTTTGACGTCCAGCTTCACTGGTTTCTCATCGCGTGAAATCAGCAGGGATGCCTGGTCTTCAGGACGCAGATGGTTCACCAGAAATGCCAGCATTTCCGCACTGGTGACTTTCTGCTGATTAAATTCCAGGATCCGATCTTTGGCCTTCACACCGGCTTTTTCAGCAGCGGAATCGGGAATTACATAGCGTACCCCGACGCCGGTCGTTGTCTGATTCTGAGCCTCTCTGACAGGGAGAATCCCCAGGAAGCCGGATTCGAAGGGTACCAGTTTTTCTGTCAGAGTGGCTTTGAAGGTTAACGGTTCTTTGGCTCCTTCACGGGTCACGGTCAGGCTGACTGTGTCGCCTGCGTACAGGCTCATCAGGACCGATTTCACCTCGGAGTGCAATCCCACAGGTTTGTCGTTCAACTTGATAAGCGTGTCCCCTGCTTTGAGACCCGCTTCCTGTGCAGGGCTACCATAACGGACACGATCCAGATTCATTTCGGTCGAGAGATCCCCTTTGCCACTCAGGGTGATTCCCAGCAGCCCGGGATGGAGATCCTTACCGGTATTCAGACGGGGGATGACTTTCAACACGTCGGACATGGGGATCGCAAAACCGATCCCTGAGTCATACCATTCGACTCCTGCAGTCTCTCCTGTTGCACCGGGAGAAAGCGGAACGAGGATGCCCATCAGCCGTCCCTGGATATCAACGAGGGGACCACCATAATTGATGGGAGAAATCTTGGCATCGGTCTGGATCGCCTTCCCCCAGATACGTTCCAGGGCGCTGACAATACCAACCGAGATACTGGGCTGATCCAGTTCAAAGGTGCGTCCCAGCGCGATCGACCACATCCCGACCTGCAGATCTTTTTCCGGGACAGCGGTCGGAATCGGCAGATTATCCGCTTCAATTTTAAGTAGGGTCAGCATTCGCAGATGATCGGTAGCCACAACGACGGCAGGGAAGCGACGCCCATCGGGCAATGTCACCAGGATTGAGGACGGCTTGCCGATGAAATTGAAGGCGCTGGAGATAATCAGGCCGTCCCGGCTGACGACGACTCCTGATGTTGGGCCGGTACCGGTAATCAGTTTTCCTACCCGGTCCTGTCCGCCTACCGTTTCGATACGTACGATGGAAGGGTTCATCAGCGCTGCAGCCTGTTTAAAGGCACGTTCCTCCAGGCTCTCCAGATCAGAGGCAGGGGCCTGGGCCGGCAGGGGAGAATTCCCTAGACCGCACACGGTCCAGAACAGCAGCAGTGACAGAATTAAATGTCTTCTCATAACAGGGGTATCACTCTTTTATTATTTTTCGGGCGGGACCTGGAGTTCAACGGCAACCAGCTGGTTTTCTCTGCGGACGACCAGCCTGACGGTATCACCGGCTTCCAGTTTCCCCAGCTCTGATTTGAGGGTTTTACAGGACTTGATCAATTCATCATTTACAAAGACCACCAGGTCGTCGGGTTTAAGACCTGCCTTCGCGACCTGGGAACCGGGGAGCACAGTGTCGATAAAAGCGGGGGTACGAAATAAGACATCGGGGACCATCACCAGACCAAAATCAATCGGTTTGTAACGTTCAACGATGGTAGGTTCCGGTTCATTCTGGTCTTCGCTGGATTCGAATTTGCCGGTCACGATCTGCCTGATGCTTTTACTCAGCACATCGATGGGCAGGGAATAATTCACCCAGGTATTCGTCTTGGCGTTACGTACCTGTTTGCCAATCATTCCCAGTAGTTTGCCATCATAGGTCATGATCACCCCGCCAGCCGCTCCGGGGTTATTCGTAATCGCGTCTACCACGTATACGTCACCTGTGTAAGAAAGCTCGAAGGCACCTCTTCGTCGGGGCAGATCGGTGCGGGCTTCAATGACACCATGCAGCACGGAGACCGGTTCGTCTCCCGTGGCGACACGAAACATATTACTGAAACCCAGGATCCGTGTGCCTGCACCTGCGGTCGCTTTTTCTTCATAATTGAAGTAAGGCAGATTCAGGTCACGTTCGGATTTGAGTTTAATAATCGCCAGATCCAGGTGAGGTTCGGCTCCGAGAACTTCCCCTTCAAAACGTCTTCCGTCGTGCAGTACGACAGACAACTGGTCCGTATCCAGCACCGGACTCCAGATCGTGGCAATATGACCTTCTGGAGAAACCAGAAAACCGGAACTGTAGCCGTATAGGTTTTTAACTCCCCCCGCCCCAAAAATTTTGACCAGGCGTGGCAGGGCATACTGAATCGTCTCGCGCGAAGAGGCATCCAACCTGTGCATGGGAACCAACAGTGCTCCCAACAGACAGATACAGATCAGGATCGGTTTAATTAATTTAGCTTGATTCACAGAGTATTTACTTTCATCACGAAAGGATGCTATTTCCCGCTGGCGTCCGTGGTTTCCAGTTTCAGCCGATCAATTTTCAATTTCATCACAGGACGGTTTTCATACTGGACATCAAGCTCACCCGGAAATTTCTGTCCGTTGAGCGTGCGAAACTGTTCAAAGCGGATTGAACAGGGTTCTGAATTTTCCGTCAGGTAGAAATCACATCCACGCAGCGAAAGGTCCGACTTGTTGAAATACCAGCGGGAGATGGTGCCGGTTTGTGTGGCCACCATGACGTCGACCATCTCGTTTTTCCCATCCAGAGGTTCGCTGCCCAGATAATAGAAATCCGTAAAACGATCTGACTGTCCGGAGAGCAAGAGGCGGAAGTGATGCAGGGCTGCCAGCAGTCCGCCTGTTCCTGGAGGCTCGTCGACAGGCATCCCTGTTTCCAGTGATTGCAGGAAGACGTCATTACCCGATTCCAGGCCGATCCCTTTATCAGCCAGCGTGAGTGTGAAGTCTGCTCCGTTATCCAGTTTGCCGATCAGAGTCCAGTTGCCTTTGCGATCAGCGAAGTTACTGTGAGCGTGCAGCGCCTGTAACAGACGCTCCTGTTGCTGTTGATTAAAGTAATAATTAGTAAACCCGGTTTTGGGAACATACAGATGTTTGTACTGTTCCGGCGGTGCAGGGGGAGCGGGATGCCCATGAGGCATAGGGATCGGCATCTTCGGCTGTTTGGGATCCTCGTCGTCCGGTTTTTCCTCAGGGAGCATCTTGGGAGAACTGACATGTTCCTGGAGTTCCGCAGCCGTGTGCAGTGGCTGCAGACGCACATAAATTTTCGTTTTCTGCTCATCTCGACGATAGACCAGAGGCAATGTCCAGCCTGCAGGGTAAATCCCCAGGATGTTCTTGAACTGATTCACACTGCGAATGGGGCGACCGGCGAAGGAGACGATCTCATCTCCCAGCCTCAGCCCTTTGCGATAGGCGTCTGAGTCTTCCAGGATCTCAGCTACATCCACTTTGGCATCAAAGCCGGTCGCCACGGTGGCTCCCAGCGACGCATGGTCGACAATTCGGCCGCTCTTGAGATGATCCCAGAAGTGTTTGATCTGATTGATCGAAATCGCGTAGCCTGCTCCCGAATTGACGCGTCCCCGCTTTTCAAACGAGCCACGACCATTGATGCCGATCAACTCACCCTGGTCATTGAACAGGGGACCGCCCGAGTTTCCGGGGTTGATGGATGAGTCTACCTGGATACAGTCGGTGTATTCCAGGAATGTTCCAGCCGGGTACTGGTAGCGATGTACGCCGCTGACAATCCCGTAGGTGATCGTCGGCTGGAAATCGGTTGCCAGCAGGAACGGGTTACCCATCGCGTAGGCCCAGTCACCCACCTGCACTGTGTCGCTGTTTCCCAGTTTCGCGACGGGAAAATCATTACGGCCCAGCAGTTTGATCAAAGCCACATCCCCGGTCGGGTCAATGGAGACAATGACAGCGTCATACAGCTTGCCGTCATTCAGCCCACATTTCATGAAGTTGCCCGCTCCGGAAACGACGTGGAAATTGGTCAGCGCGTAGCCATCAGGAGTGACGAGGACACCCGAGCCACCCCCATCACCAGCACCACCGAAGATGGCAACCACTGAAGGTGAGACGGCTTTGATGACATCAATTCGCTGCTTCTGGGCAGCCAGTACGGCTGGATCTACATTCGAAGTGTCAGCTGACGCGGGAGCCTGGCAGAGCAGGCTGAGGATCAACAGCGCACAGACAAAAACGTTCTGCATTGATTTCCCTTATCATTCAGGACCGCAGTAGACAACCCGTTTTCGGGAGAGTCATCAACGAATCCGGCTTATTTAATCAGGCGGGCATTACACAGATCCAGGTGATCGCAGATTTCCAGGTTATCTCCAAAATCAAC
This window harbors:
- a CDS encoding PDZ domain-containing protein — translated: MRRHLILSLLLFWTVCGLGNSPLPAQAPASDLESLEERAFKQAAALMNPSIVRIETVGGQDRVGKLITGTGPTSGVVVSRDGLIISSAFNFIGKPSSILVTLPDGRRFPAVVVATDHLRMLTLLKIEADNLPIPTAVPEKDLQVGMWSIALGRTFELDQPSISVGIVSALERIWGKAIQTDAKISPINYGGPLVDIQGRLMGILVPLSPGATGETAGVEWYDSGIGFAIPMSDVLKVIPRLNTGKDLHPGLLGITLSGKGDLSTEMNLDRVRYGSPAQEAGLKAGDTLIKLNDKPVGLHSEVKSVLMSLYAGDTVSLTVTREGAKEPLTFKATLTEKLVPFESGFLGILPVREAQNQTTTGVGVRYVIPDSAAEKAGVKAKDRILEFNQQKVTSAEMLAFLVNHLRPEDQASLLISRDEKPVKLDVKLQKTPDAVPAEIPTQAIPSRTAQENKTQNIKVGHYKEKLPGSDSSYWAYVPENYHPDYEYGLMVWIHPPGNTMESTIFNEWKSICEQRGIIIVGPTAEDVIRWNRNETEFVEAVVKSMQQRYDIDPTRIFLLSHADGADFAFDLAFKYRELFRGVAVTEGSLKSLPPETDPDYPLSLYFALNAHNPLNQLLQPRLDLIREMNYPTVFQLIKNDQQPGEYPEKPFLEEIGRWADSLDRI
- a CDS encoding S1C family serine protease is translated as MNQAKLIKPILICICLLGALLVPMHRLDASSRETIQYALPRLVKIFGAGGVKNLYGYSSGFLVSPEGHIATIWSPVLDTDQLSVVLHDGRRFEGEVLGAEPHLDLAIIKLKSERDLNLPYFNYEEKATAGAGTRILGFSNMFRVATGDEPVSVLHGVIEARTDLPRRRGAFELSYTGDVYVVDAITNNPGAAGGVIMTYDGKLLGMIGKQVRNAKTNTWVNYSLPIDVLSKSIRQIVTGKFESSEDQNEPEPTIVERYKPIDFGLVMVPDVLFRTPAFIDTVLPGSQVAKAGLKPDDLVVFVNDELIKSCKTLKSELGKLEAGDTVRLVVRRENQLVAVELQVPPEK
- a CDS encoding S1C family serine protease — protein: MQNVFVCALLILSLLCQAPASADTSNVDPAVLAAQKQRIDVIKAVSPSVVAIFGGAGDGGGSGVLVTPDGYALTNFHVVSGAGNFMKCGLNDGKLYDAVIVSIDPTGDVALIKLLGRNDFPVAKLGNSDTVQVGDWAYAMGNPFLLATDFQPTITYGIVSGVHRYQYPAGTFLEYTDCIQVDSSINPGNSGGPLFNDQGELIGINGRGSFEKRGRVNSGAGYAISINQIKHFWDHLKSGRIVDHASLGATVATGFDAKVDVAEILEDSDAYRKGLRLGDEIVSFAGRPIRSVNQFKNILGIYPAGWTLPLVYRRDEQKTKIYVRLQPLHTAAELQEHVSSPKMLPEEKPDDEDPKQPKMPIPMPHGHPAPPAPPEQYKHLYVPKTGFTNYYFNQQQQERLLQALHAHSNFADRKGNWTLIGKLDNGADFTLTLADKGIGLESGNDVFLQSLETGMPVDEPPGTGGLLAALHHFRLLLSGQSDRFTDFYYLGSEPLDGKNEMVDVMVATQTGTISRWYFNKSDLSLRGCDFYLTENSEPCSIRFEQFRTLNGQKFPGELDVQYENRPVMKLKIDRLKLETTDASGK